A window from Meiothermus sp. Pnk-1 encodes these proteins:
- a CDS encoding FTR1 family protein: MKRWVGLLLALGLALAQSPAERAEGLRAKLVEAQLELAFDPQAAAGLLKAAQAEAAALAGVGLRVDLTPLEGALGARDEAAFARARARLWTDLLRQGYSRLEEAVRSGDFAAAQSWALLREYRPATRYAAPQAEATLALEELRQGRLKPEEALLAVRADLLGAYQARLEAALRDLEAAQSQGQPVRAAEQRALAQGYFEILAPAYREARGAAKLAEARQALASGSLGAIREALAGFQAAPLSPRERARRVGQTLRFLDLVAVEYGRGVAGPAGAVRVTKALEIEEATAFLESARAAWSDLEPMFPVAQVEGVRRGFKELEQGLQAAHRGENPPTAQALEDGVGALRQRLEALLPAEWRRADPAGDLEVIRQQLKALENAVAQGRYDLAETARMDAYALLESGPEARLRVFAPALALAIEDLFWNGRNPDGLARLIRQKAPPGEVRQTRRQLEARLNEAGGFLSTQSAPAATLANAAVIVFREGLEAVLILAALLGSLKRPEVRRFRRPLWQGALLAFGVTVLTWFAMRGLLNQFARYGERLEAVVSLLAIAVLLLIMNWFFHQVYWTDHLAGFHQQKQRLLRAETGQYLGLISLGFVSVYREGFETVLFLQSLVLQSSLAPVLLGIGLGLLATLGVGLVVFALQARLPYKRMLIATGVLLLLVLFTMVGTTVHVWQVVGWLPVHPIGGLALPYWAGMWLGLYPTWEGLLAQVLAVGAVLGSYFLAEALKRRTLRAAQPS; the protein is encoded by the coding sequence ATGAAACGCTGGGTGGGGTTGTTGTTGGCTCTGGGGCTGGCGCTGGCCCAGTCCCCGGCCGAGCGGGCCGAAGGGCTCAGGGCCAAGCTGGTGGAGGCCCAGCTCGAGCTGGCCTTCGACCCTCAGGCCGCGGCTGGGCTGCTGAAAGCGGCCCAGGCCGAGGCGGCGGCTTTGGCCGGGGTGGGCCTGAGGGTGGACCTAACGCCCCTCGAGGGGGCCCTCGGCGCGCGGGACGAGGCGGCTTTTGCCAGGGCGCGGGCCCGCTTGTGGACCGACCTGTTGCGCCAGGGCTACTCCCGGCTGGAGGAGGCGGTGCGCTCGGGGGACTTCGCGGCGGCCCAGAGCTGGGCCCTGTTGCGCGAGTACCGGCCCGCCACCCGCTACGCCGCGCCCCAGGCCGAGGCCACCTTGGCCCTGGAGGAGCTGCGCCAGGGCCGCCTGAAGCCCGAGGAGGCCCTCTTGGCGGTGCGCGCCGACCTGCTGGGGGCCTACCAGGCCCGGCTCGAGGCGGCTTTGCGCGACCTCGAGGCGGCCCAATCCCAGGGCCAGCCCGTTCGGGCCGCCGAGCAGCGGGCCTTGGCCCAGGGCTACTTCGAGATCCTGGCCCCGGCCTACCGGGAGGCGCGGGGAGCGGCGAAGCTCGCCGAGGCCCGCCAGGCGCTGGCCTCGGGCTCGCTTGGGGCCATCCGGGAGGCCCTCGCAGGCTTCCAGGCCGCCCCCCTCTCCCCCCGCGAGCGGGCCCGGCGGGTGGGCCAGACCCTGCGCTTTTTGGACCTGGTGGCGGTGGAGTACGGCCGGGGGGTGGCGGGCCCGGCGGGGGCGGTGCGGGTCACCAAGGCGTTGGAGATCGAGGAGGCCACGGCTTTTCTGGAGAGCGCCCGCGCTGCCTGGAGCGACCTGGAGCCGATGTTCCCGGTAGCCCAGGTGGAGGGGGTTCGCCGGGGCTTCAAAGAACTCGAGCAGGGCCTGCAGGCCGCCCACCGGGGGGAAAACCCTCCCACCGCCCAGGCCCTGGAGGATGGGGTGGGGGCGCTGCGCCAGCGGCTCGAGGCCCTGCTGCCCGCCGAGTGGCGCCGGGCCGACCCCGCGGGCGACCTGGAGGTGATCCGCCAGCAGCTCAAGGCCCTGGAAAACGCGGTGGCCCAGGGCCGCTACGACCTGGCCGAGACCGCCCGCATGGACGCTTACGCCCTCTTGGAGTCGGGGCCCGAGGCCCGGCTCAGGGTCTTCGCCCCGGCCCTGGCCCTAGCGATCGAGGACCTGTTCTGGAACGGGCGCAACCCGGACGGCTTAGCCCGCCTGATCCGGCAAAAGGCCCCGCCCGGCGAGGTGCGCCAGACGCGGCGGCAGCTCGAGGCCAGGCTGAACGAGGCCGGCGGCTTCCTCTCCACCCAGAGCGCCCCCGCCGCCACCTTAGCCAACGCCGCGGTGATCGTCTTCCGCGAGGGGCTGGAGGCGGTGCTGATCCTGGCCGCTCTCCTGGGGAGCTTGAAGCGCCCCGAGGTGCGCCGCTTCCGCCGTCCGCTGTGGCAGGGGGCCCTGCTGGCTTTTGGGGTGACGGTGCTGACCTGGTTCGCCATGCGCGGGCTTTTGAACCAGTTCGCCCGCTACGGCGAGCGGCTCGAGGCGGTGGTCTCCTTGCTGGCCATCGCGGTGCTGCTCCTCATCATGAACTGGTTCTTCCACCAGGTCTACTGGACCGACCACCTGGCCGGCTTCCACCAGCAAAAGCAGCGCCTGCTGCGGGCCGAGACCGGGCAGTACCTGGGGCTGATCTCCCTGGGCTTCGTGAGCGTCTACCGCGAGGGCTTCGAGACGGTGCTCTTCTTGCAGTCCCTGGTGCTACAGTCCAGCCTGGCCCCGGTACTTCTGGGCATCGGCTTGGGGCTGCTGGCCACCTTGGGGGTGGGCCTAGTGGTCTTCGCCCTGCAGGCCAGGCTGCCCTACAAGCGGATGCTCATCGCCACCGGGGTGCTGCTGCTGTTGGTGCTCTTCACCATGGTGGGCACCACCGTGCACGTCTGGCAGGTGGTGGGCTGGCTTCCCGTGCACCCCATCGGAGGGCTGGCCCTTCCCTACTGGGCGGGGATGTGGCTGGGGCTTTACCCCACCTGGGAGGGGCTGCTGGCGCAGGTCCTGGCGGTGGGGGCGGTGCTGGGCAGCTACTTCCTAGCCGAGGCTCTCAAGCGTCGAACGCTGCGGGCCGCCCAGCCGTCTTGA
- a CDS encoding ABC transporter substrate-binding protein, producing MRRILWLSALFISGLALAQYPLQVQHDAGQTVIPKQPERIVVLGEELMELLIPLGVKPVGYGSSRLNGARVGGKVEGLTYYRPEEIGPAVFVGDAYTQPNLEAITALKPDLILFWATAPKSVAETLKKIAPTVGWDYNRDEKVGWRRAFSETARILGREKQAEEALKRYTQQLEAYRSRAAPFVARMPRVTVLFFYNEETTGIFGPRFGFSIALTRLGFELAGIPGVSIPDRSYAPISTEMLLNVQSDWALYLRPKSPDGRYPELTSERMLKQSKVPIYRFLLDVQEPQSGPITDLRRIEGILRLLEAGAQK from the coding sequence ATGCGTAGGATTCTTTGGCTTAGCGCCCTCTTCATTTCGGGGTTGGCCCTGGCCCAGTACCCCCTGCAGGTGCAACACGACGCCGGCCAGACGGTCATTCCCAAGCAACCCGAGCGCATTGTGGTGTTGGGGGAGGAGCTAATGGAACTCCTCATTCCGCTGGGGGTCAAACCGGTGGGCTATGGCTCGAGCCGGCTGAATGGGGCGCGGGTGGGAGGAAAGGTCGAGGGGCTGACCTACTACCGCCCCGAGGAGATCGGCCCGGCGGTCTTCGTGGGAGATGCCTATACCCAGCCCAACCTGGAGGCCATCACCGCGCTCAAGCCCGACCTCATCCTCTTCTGGGCCACCGCGCCCAAATCGGTGGCAGAAACCCTCAAGAAAATCGCCCCCACTGTAGGCTGGGACTACAACCGCGACGAAAAGGTGGGCTGGCGCCGGGCCTTCAGCGAGACCGCGCGGATCCTCGGGCGGGAAAAACAGGCCGAGGAGGCTTTGAAGCGCTACACCCAGCAGCTCGAGGCCTACCGCTCCCGGGCAGCCCCTTTCGTAGCCCGCATGCCCCGGGTGACCGTACTGTTTTTCTACAACGAGGAGACCACAGGTATCTTTGGCCCCCGCTTTGGATTTTCCATCGCCCTGACCCGGCTGGGGTTTGAGCTGGCGGGCATCCCCGGGGTCTCGATCCCTGACCGCTCCTACGCCCCTATCTCGACCGAGATGCTGCTCAACGTGCAAAGCGACTGGGCCCTCTACCTGCGGCCTAAAAGCCCCGATGGTCGCTACCCCGAGCTGACCAGCGAGCGCATGCTCAAGCAGAGCAAAGTACCCATCTACCGCTTCTTGCTCGACGTGCAGGAGCCCCAGTCGGGACCCATCACCGACCTGCGCCGCATCGAGGGCATACTCCGGCTTTTAGAGGCCGGAGCGCAAAAGTAG
- a CDS encoding ABC transporter substrate-binding protein has translation MSWLGLALAQNCTGQLVRHALGETCVVGVPQRVVALEWTYVEDLLALGVQPVGVAEIQGYQEWVGLPLGLDKNVVEVGLRSQPSLEVLTTLKPDLILAPAFRVKPIYPRLAQIAPTLTFDPFAEGVRPYAEMVNTFQTIAKVLGRTPQAQTVLTRMETHFAQARQSLQKAGLGGQRFVLAQAFTSRQNLATMRIFTRNSLASQILERIGLKNAWEDTPQPYGYTEVGLEALSQIQTDHFIYIVHDDDNVFTSSAEALWKRLDFVRNHRAYRLPGNTWTFGGPLSAERLVAMVVESMTRR, from the coding sequence ATGAGCTGGCTCGGATTGGCCCTGGCCCAGAACTGCACCGGCCAGCTCGTGCGGCATGCTCTGGGCGAGACCTGTGTGGTGGGGGTGCCCCAGCGGGTGGTGGCCCTGGAATGGACCTACGTAGAAGACCTCTTGGCCTTGGGGGTGCAACCGGTGGGGGTGGCGGAGATCCAGGGCTATCAGGAATGGGTGGGCCTCCCTTTGGGCCTGGATAAAAACGTGGTGGAGGTGGGGCTGCGATCGCAGCCTAGCCTCGAGGTACTCACCACCCTAAAGCCCGATTTGATCCTGGCTCCAGCTTTCCGGGTTAAGCCGATCTATCCCCGCCTTGCACAAATCGCTCCTACCCTGACCTTCGACCCCTTTGCTGAGGGAGTCCGCCCCTACGCGGAGATGGTAAATACCTTCCAAACCATCGCCAAGGTGCTAGGGCGCACCCCCCAAGCCCAGACCGTCCTCACCCGGATGGAGACCCACTTTGCCCAAGCCCGCCAGAGCCTGCAAAAAGCGGGCCTGGGAGGCCAGCGCTTCGTGCTGGCCCAGGCCTTTACCAGCAGGCAAAACCTCGCCACCATGCGCATTTTTACCCGCAACAGCCTGGCGAGCCAGATCTTGGAGCGCATCGGTCTCAAAAACGCTTGGGAGGATACGCCCCAGCCCTACGGCTACACCGAGGTAGGCCTCGAGGCCCTGAGCCAGATCCAGACCGATCACTTCATCTACATCGTCCATGACGACGACAACGTCTTTACAAGCAGCGCGGAGGCATTGTGGAAACGCCTGGATTTCGTGCGCAATCACCGGGCTTACCGCTTGCCCGGCAACACCTGGACTTTTGGCGGACCGCTTTCGGCGGAGCGGCTGGTGGCCATGGTGGTGGAGAGCATGACCCGGAGGTGA
- a CDS encoding ABC transporter substrate-binding protein, which yields MRAWGLLVAVLGAGLALAQPCNGRIVKHAMGESCVPKVPQRVVVLDTGELDSVLALGVKPVGAVTATLGQPFQRYLGDQTQGIEVVGTIQQPSLEKILALKPDLILTNKLRHSAIYEQLSRIAPTVMAESVGVVWKENLLLAGEALGRSTQARVLLAQYERRAGQLRNRLGGRGRLPTVSILRFVPGQIRSMNKANFIGTILADIGLPRPAFQNKDSFADYISLERLPDLDADYLFYSTFGDPLKTDQAAALASPLWGRLRAVQNKRAFAVDDDTWFLAIGILGAYKVMDDLERFLR from the coding sequence GTGAGGGCCTGGGGTTTGCTGGTGGCGGTGTTGGGTGCAGGGCTGGCCTTGGCCCAGCCCTGCAATGGCCGCATCGTCAAACACGCCATGGGGGAAAGCTGTGTGCCCAAGGTGCCGCAGCGGGTGGTGGTGCTGGATACCGGCGAGCTGGATAGCGTCCTGGCCCTGGGGGTCAAGCCGGTGGGGGCGGTAACCGCTACCCTTGGCCAGCCCTTTCAGCGCTACCTAGGTGACCAGACCCAGGGCATCGAGGTGGTGGGGACCATCCAGCAACCTAGTCTGGAGAAAATCCTAGCCCTGAAGCCCGACCTCATTCTCACCAACAAGCTTCGCCACAGCGCCATCTACGAGCAGCTCTCGCGCATCGCTCCCACGGTGATGGCCGAGAGCGTGGGGGTGGTCTGGAAGGAAAATCTCCTCTTGGCCGGGGAGGCGTTGGGCCGCAGCACCCAGGCCCGGGTCTTGCTGGCCCAGTACGAGCGGCGGGCGGGCCAGCTCCGCAACCGCCTGGGCGGGCGCGGGCGGCTGCCCACCGTGAGCATCCTACGCTTTGTCCCGGGGCAGATCCGCAGCATGAACAAGGCCAACTTTATCGGCACCATCCTCGCCGACATCGGCCTGCCGCGCCCGGCCTTCCAGAACAAGGACAGCTTTGCCGACTACATCTCCCTCGAGCGCCTGCCCGACCTGGACGCCGATTACCTCTTCTACTCCACCTTCGGCGACCCACTCAAAACCGACCAGGCTGCCGCCCTGGCCAGCCCCTTGTGGGGCCGGCTGAGGGCGGTGCAGAACAAGCGGGCCTTCGCCGTAGACGACGATACCTGGTTCTTGGCCATCGGAATTTTAGGAGCCTACAAGGTTATGGACGACCTGGAGCGCTTCCTACGCTAG
- a CDS encoding nitroreductase family protein: protein MTTTDLTPERLLAYLEHINDDHAEELLATIKALGGPEWAESAEMTQLSPEGFTALVWDGERSERFEHRFAEPAKDALHLREMLVALMSRPKLPHRPYPSFDAEALEAVIQGRRSYGVQALKPDPVPRALIERCLDAARYAPNNGRTHPFRFVVITGPKAKEDLFAQVREVFPKALPGYDPRWLENYRKLILGAPVWIAIGMQPRRERPMPEWEELAAVSMAVQNLHLMAAAQGLGGLWVSGPVATHPDLAAYFGWAEPPDRLLGLFYMGFAKRALAPRKYPSLESLVRWQED, encoded by the coding sequence ATGACCACCACCGACCTGACCCCCGAGCGGCTGCTGGCCTACCTCGAGCACATCAACGACGACCACGCCGAGGAGCTTCTGGCCACCATCAAGGCCTTGGGCGGCCCGGAGTGGGCCGAGAGCGCCGAGATGACCCAGCTCAGCCCGGAAGGCTTCACCGCCTTGGTCTGGGACGGCGAACGGAGCGAGCGCTTTGAGCACCGCTTTGCCGAGCCGGCCAAGGACGCCTTGCACCTGCGAGAGATGCTGGTGGCGCTGATGAGCCGGCCCAAGCTGCCCCACCGGCCCTACCCCAGCTTCGACGCCGAGGCCCTCGAGGCGGTCATTCAAGGGCGGCGCAGCTACGGGGTGCAGGCCCTGAAGCCCGACCCGGTGCCCCGCGCCCTCATCGAGCGCTGCCTGGATGCGGCCCGCTACGCCCCCAACAACGGGCGCACCCACCCCTTCCGCTTCGTGGTAATCACCGGCCCCAAGGCCAAGGAAGACCTCTTTGCCCAGGTGCGGGAGGTTTTCCCCAAGGCCCTGCCGGGCTACGATCCGCGCTGGCTGGAGAACTACCGCAAGCTCATCCTGGGGGCCCCGGTCTGGATCGCCATCGGGATGCAGCCCCGCCGCGAGCGGCCCATGCCGGAGTGGGAGGAGCTGGCCGCGGTGAGCATGGCGGTGCAGAACCTGCACCTGATGGCCGCGGCCCAGGGCCTGGGGGGGCTTTGGGTCAGCGGCCCGGTGGCCACCCACCCTGACCTGGCGGCCTACTTCGGCTGGGCCGAGCCCCCCGACCGGCTCTTGGGGCTTTTCTACATGGGCTTCGCCAAGCGGGCTCTGGCCCCGCGCAAGTACCCCAGCCTGGAGAGCTTGGTGCGCTGGCAGGAAGACTGA
- a CDS encoding glyoxalase/bleomycin resistance/dioxygenase family protein, protein MTHRVSRVWLGFADLEQATRAYTRLGFRVVQPRLGGKALIFLADGVVLELFSLAHLPFGREEDELLERRRHFYAGKMGLLDYALGSTAALEQASVWLEGREIPHRALGGRLLPQLLVCPPPLPLWLGPLTPQPGPEQTQHPNGVTGLHALVVGSPAYPAALAQHRRLLGPPLGFENHEGQRRAVFAVGEHFIYLQGAEREGLSGLILRSRYALWGRLEAEQTLGVPLMLLGDPVFALAPEAD, encoded by the coding sequence ATGACGCACAGGGTATCGAGGGTATGGTTAGGCTTTGCCGACCTCGAACAGGCCACCCGGGCCTATACTCGGCTGGGTTTCCGGGTGGTCCAACCCAGACTGGGGGGCAAGGCGCTGATTTTCCTGGCCGATGGGGTGGTGCTGGAGCTGTTTTCCCTGGCCCATCTGCCGTTTGGCCGCGAAGAGGACGAGCTGCTGGAGCGTCGGCGGCACTTTTATGCGGGAAAGATGGGGCTGTTGGACTACGCCCTTGGCTCCACGGCTGCCCTCGAGCAAGCCTCGGTTTGGCTCGAGGGGCGAGAGATTCCCCACCGGGCGTTGGGGGGCAGGCTCCTGCCTCAGCTTCTGGTGTGCCCGCCGCCGCTGCCCTTGTGGCTCGGGCCCCTCACCCCCCAACCCGGACCCGAGCAAACCCAGCACCCCAACGGAGTGACCGGCCTGCACGCGTTAGTGGTGGGCAGCCCGGCCTATCCCGCCGCATTGGCCCAGCACCGCCGCCTGCTGGGCCCCCCGCTGGGCTTCGAGAACCATGAAGGGCAGAGGCGAGCGGTGTTTGCCGTGGGAGAGCACTTCATCTACCTGCAAGGGGCCGAGCGGGAAGGGCTTTCAGGCCTCATCCTGCGCAGCCGCTACGCCCTGTGGGGGCGGCTCGAGGCCGAACAGACCTTGGGGGTGCCGCTGATGTTGTTGGGCGATCCGGTCTTTGCGTTAGCCCCAGAGGCCGACTAG
- a CDS encoding ferritin: MISKRLQERLNQQIGHELTASQQYLGMAAYCGGLNLSGWQAFFERQSEEERTHALRIFRFLLEVGAPVRLPALPEVKTEYASLLEANQAALAYEQKVTRDFQAMAQAALEENDHTTYAFLQWYLQEQIEEESQFSRLVSLLESGLNPFLAESLLPKGEEE; the protein is encoded by the coding sequence ATGATCAGTAAGCGCTTACAGGAGAGGCTCAACCAGCAAATCGGCCACGAATTGACGGCCAGCCAGCAGTACTTGGGCATGGCGGCCTACTGCGGGGGGCTGAACCTCTCGGGCTGGCAGGCGTTTTTTGAGCGCCAGTCGGAGGAGGAGCGCACCCACGCCTTGAGGATTTTTCGTTTTCTCCTCGAGGTTGGGGCTCCGGTTCGGCTGCCCGCCTTGCCGGAGGTGAAGACCGAGTACGCCAGCCTGCTCGAGGCCAACCAGGCCGCGCTGGCCTACGAGCAAAAAGTCACCCGCGACTTCCAGGCCATGGCCCAGGCCGCCCTGGAGGAGAACGACCATACCACCTACGCGTTCTTGCAGTGGTACCTGCAAGAGCAAATCGAGGAAGAGAGCCAGTTCAGCCGACTGGTATCCCTGCTGGAAAGCGGCCTTAACCCCTTTTTGGCCGAGAGCCTGTTGCCCAAAGGAGAAGAGGAATGA
- a CDS encoding DUF4397 domain-containing protein, whose protein sequence is MNKIIGVLLVALAGLGVAQTAALRVAHLSPDAPAVEIWVGGNKVEAFSKLAFKAVSAYQSLPAGEVELAVVPAGQTGPRIEARVRLEAGRSYTLALIGLQAQLKPTLIADAPVPVESGKARLRLVHAVPNFPGLDIRSKDGALLAQNLGFASASEYRLVDAGGNLEPVLFAAGDTQRGIPVPAYRLEAGKTYTLFLAGQYNHRAENFGLSFVWVEDR, encoded by the coding sequence ATGAACAAGATCATCGGAGTTCTTCTGGTGGCGCTGGCCGGCTTGGGGGTCGCACAAACCGCGGCCCTGCGGGTAGCCCACCTCTCCCCGGATGCCCCTGCGGTGGAGATCTGGGTGGGGGGAAACAAAGTGGAAGCCTTCTCTAAGCTGGCTTTTAAGGCGGTCTCGGCGTACCAGAGCCTTCCGGCAGGCGAGGTAGAGCTTGCGGTGGTACCCGCAGGCCAAACCGGCCCGCGGATCGAGGCCCGGGTACGGCTCGAGGCGGGCCGAAGCTACACCCTGGCCCTTATCGGGCTGCAAGCCCAGCTCAAACCCACCCTGATCGCAGATGCCCCCGTCCCTGTCGAAAGCGGCAAGGCCCGCCTGCGCCTGGTGCACGCGGTGCCGAACTTTCCGGGCCTGGATATCCGCAGCAAGGACGGGGCGCTGCTGGCCCAGAACCTGGGGTTTGCCAGCGCCAGCGAGTACAGGCTGGTGGACGCAGGGGGGAACCTCGAGCCGGTCCTATTCGCAGCCGGCGACACCCAGCGGGGTATCCCGGTGCCCGCGTATAGGCTCGAGGCGGGCAAGACCTACACCCTCTTCCTCGCCGGGCAGTACAACCACCGCGCCGAGAACTTCGGCCTGAGCTTTGTTTGGGTGGAGGATCGTTGA
- a CDS encoding ABC transporter substrate-binding protein: MNLKNLAGSLVILGVALAQTLTLEHDEGTSRVPLNPKRVVVMDEEALGWLAALGVGDRIVGLASAYLTPADISGGRIKPEVLQKGFLARAKLNNPAYIGSWLEPNLETLLTLKPDLIVRLTWQGNKYYDKLSQIAPTIGYEEGGKGFWERGLRDLGRIFGKSTEAERVIGQVRGAYQAAAARLRNAGVFQKYPKVVVVAPFAGGGNWVYTNVRLIPDLRAMGFKDGYTPKEVTLGVGAQVSDEALISLDKQTLVVVFPPGGQYDGSKAFFDSPVGQKLKDQAILYTPEPFSPYSGPLVSLRNVSELTRLILEKVKQ, from the coding sequence ATGAACCTAAAAAATCTCGCCGGATCGCTCGTGATTTTAGGAGTTGCCCTGGCCCAGACCCTCACCCTCGAGCACGACGAGGGCACCAGCCGGGTGCCCCTCAACCCCAAGCGGGTGGTGGTGATGGACGAGGAAGCCCTGGGCTGGCTGGCCGCGCTGGGGGTGGGCGACCGCATCGTGGGGCTGGCCAGCGCCTACCTCACCCCGGCCGACATCAGCGGCGGGCGTATCAAGCCCGAGGTGCTGCAGAAGGGCTTTTTAGCTCGAGCCAAGCTCAACAACCCGGCCTACATCGGCTCCTGGCTCGAGCCCAACCTGGAGACCCTGCTCACCCTCAAGCCCGACCTGATCGTGCGGCTCACCTGGCAGGGCAACAAGTACTACGACAAGCTGAGCCAGATCGCCCCGACCATCGGCTATGAAGAAGGCGGCAAGGGGTTTTGGGAGCGGGGCCTGCGCGACCTAGGGCGCATCTTCGGCAAGAGCACCGAGGCCGAGCGGGTCATCGGCCAGGTGCGGGGGGCCTACCAGGCCGCGGCCGCCCGCCTGCGCAACGCGGGGGTCTTCCAGAAGTACCCCAAGGTAGTGGTGGTGGCCCCCTTCGCCGGAGGGGGCAACTGGGTCTACACCAACGTGCGGCTCATCCCCGACCTGCGGGCCATGGGCTTCAAGGACGGCTACACCCCCAAGGAGGTCACCCTGGGCGTGGGGGCCCAGGTCAGCGACGAGGCCCTCATCAGCCTGGACAAGCAGACCCTGGTGGTGGTCTTCCCGCCCGGCGGCCAGTACGACGGCTCCAAGGCCTTCTTCGACAGCCCGGTGGGACAGAAGCTCAAAGACCAGGCCATCCTCTACACCCCCGAGCCCTTTAGCCCCTACAGCGGCCCGCTGGTGAGCCTGCGCAACGTGAGCGAGCTGACCCGGCTGATTCTGGAGAAGGTGAAGCAGTGA
- a CDS encoding flavodoxin domain-containing protein has protein sequence MRIVVGTQTLTALEVAERLQGCLQGWGYPSRLVFAEELRPAELAREERVIFCLSTWCWTQRPRTPTELLPQGAAWLYERLRAGRPNLSRLRYGICALGERAYGPYFCKAGSIYTQLLGQLGARPLQGRLELAAPVEGWAELCDWAAALVANLESGAEPWRKEC, from the coding sequence GTGCGGATCGTGGTAGGAACCCAGACCCTGACCGCCCTCGAGGTGGCCGAGCGACTACAAGGCTGCTTGCAAGGGTGGGGCTACCCCTCTCGCTTGGTCTTCGCCGAAGAGCTTCGCCCTGCGGAGCTGGCGCGAGAGGAAAGGGTCATCTTTTGCCTCTCTACCTGGTGTTGGACCCAGCGCCCTAGAACGCCCACGGAGTTGCTGCCGCAGGGAGCGGCCTGGTTGTATGAGCGTCTGAGGGCGGGGCGGCCCAACCTCTCCCGCTTGCGCTACGGGATCTGCGCCTTGGGGGAGCGGGCCTATGGGCCTTACTTCTGCAAGGCCGGGAGCATCTACACCCAGCTTCTGGGCCAGCTCGGGGCCCGCCCTTTACAGGGCCGCCTCGAGCTGGCGGCGCCGGTGGAGGGCTGGGCCGAGCTTTGCGACTGGGCGGCGGCCCTGGTAGCCAACTTGGAAAGCGGGGCTGAGCCCTGGAGAAAGGAGTGTTAA
- a CDS encoding imelysin family protein, whose product MYRWIALLVLLGLAQAQGVEAVKGYLIGRVEEQKAATAALVKASQEYFALAQKAGFDYRRLAQAQPGPLRRSLQAARAAWVKASPLYESVEGIVAGVESLADFDLNLDAGASAAEGGDAVVTFDLHLDNGKVLKRPGNAFGVLEGTLWGSERAFGSGVRFDVDGDGRLGFGDYLPDAHVLKAGAAKLDELTGGLLAAAKGWKPTPSDVFGALVANVPTAASVFVARWKTSRFVLGDKATRRDFNVISSLDDLVNNIRSWQELYAGVASQVRAKDPALDRQIAEGLAGLKAYAERLVAQEKTRRFSLEQAELVYKEADNRATAVTGKLVQAAALLGLKVGQ is encoded by the coding sequence ATGTACAGATGGATAGCCCTGTTGGTGCTGCTGGGCCTGGCCCAGGCCCAGGGGGTGGAGGCGGTCAAGGGTTACCTGATCGGGCGGGTGGAGGAGCAGAAAGCCGCCACCGCGGCCCTGGTCAAGGCCAGCCAGGAGTACTTCGCCTTGGCCCAGAAGGCCGGCTTCGACTACCGCCGCTTGGCCCAGGCCCAGCCCGGCCCGCTGCGCCGGAGCCTGCAAGCGGCGAGGGCGGCCTGGGTCAAGGCCAGCCCCCTCTACGAGAGCGTGGAGGGGATCGTGGCCGGGGTGGAGTCGCTCGCCGACTTCGACCTGAACCTCGACGCCGGAGCCTCCGCCGCCGAGGGGGGCGATGCGGTGGTCACCTTTGATTTGCACCTGGACAACGGCAAGGTGCTGAAGCGCCCCGGCAACGCCTTCGGGGTGCTGGAGGGCACCCTTTGGGGCAGCGAGCGGGCTTTTGGCAGCGGGGTGCGCTTCGATGTGGACGGCGACGGCAGGCTGGGCTTCGGCGACTACCTGCCCGACGCCCATGTGCTCAAAGCCGGGGCGGCCAAGCTGGACGAGCTGACCGGGGGGCTGCTGGCCGCGGCCAAGGGGTGGAAGCCGACCCCCAGCGACGTCTTTGGAGCCCTGGTGGCCAACGTGCCCACCGCGGCCTCGGTCTTTGTGGCCCGGTGGAAGACCTCCCGCTTTGTGCTGGGCGATAAGGCCACCCGGCGCGACTTCAACGTGATCTCCTCGCTCGACGACCTGGTGAACAACATCCGCTCCTGGCAGGAGCTCTACGCCGGGGTAGCCAGCCAGGTTCGCGCCAAGGATCCCGCGCTAGACCGGCAAATCGCCGAAGGGCTCGCGGGCCTAAAGGCCTACGCCGAGCGGCTGGTGGCCCAGGAGAAGACCCGCCGCTTCAGCCTGGAGCAGGCCGAGCTCGTCTACAAGGAGGCCGACAACCGGGCCACCGCCGTCACCGGCAAGCTGGTGCAGGCCGCGGCCCTCTTGGGGCTCAAGGTGGGCCAATGA